A genomic region of Denticeps clupeoides chromosome 9, fDenClu1.1, whole genome shotgun sequence contains the following coding sequences:
- the cspg5b gene encoding chondroitin sulfate proteoglycan 5b isoform X4, with amino-acid sequence MPPPLLLLLLLLLNVAALCARGSVLHVSKASSNSSSSVSSSPRSAFQVTDEATPFHEDVRVHSQHEEAEPRTGIYVEMVADSVEQEQLLGLHTGGSLGAGLPVLTSPRHKHRRPLDFAEEDEDMSDEAWAYGQPIRADGSLLEPLPQTNGQSDDDIINVEFHDHLPTQLPSYSHPEEQQGGDPTSWTLSDFYEYLSPDFSTTEVYPDEDDLPTVSDMEDENGALVSATVSSKPRVFVSDADSASSGDTNAAAVAPSGALDTPSGCRQGYVRSNGTCRSPCDVLTDYCYNGGQCYEVEGIGAFCRCNMQEYLWNKGPRCESVVTDFQIMCLVVGGASLVLLLLFMIIVFFAKRLHLLKAENSRLRRRSKYRPHSGTQQDNVSVSTVAEGSQANDDPAKVENPLKSSPTKEEESLNIQNSFTSAQDNKAAAGDMDHVSEEGVTINLELLLPKEAKLHPQTSPPLHYNVFLYKLPKSPVTPLPHGHARNAHLCSRRGSEPGYSPVSTRSLPPLQSRKSNPRLGKACTP; translated from the exons atgccgccgccgctgctgctgctgctgctgctgctgctgaacgtCGCCGCGCTCTGCGCTCGAG GGAGTGTCCTGCATGTCTCTAAAGCCTCCTCAAACTCCTCCTCTTCGGTGAGCTCCTCCCCCAGGAGTGCGTTTCAGGTGACGGATGAGGCCACGCCCTTTCACGAGGATGTCAGAGTCCACTCTCAACACGAGGAGGCGGAGCCTCGCACCGGTATCTATGTGGAGATGGTTGCCGACTCCGTGGAACAGGAGCAACTTCTGGGCCTTCACACAGGTGGGAgcttgggggcggggcttcctgTTCTGACCAGCCCACGACACAAGCACCGCAGGCCGCTCGACTTtgcagaggaggatgaggatatGAGTGACGAGGCCTGGGCTTACGGCCAACCAATCAGAGCTGACGGTTCTCTGCTCGAGCCTCTACCCCAAACCAATGGCCAATCAGACGACGACATCATTAACGTAGAGTTCCACGACCACTTACCCACCCAGCTTCCATCGTACTCCCACCCGGAGGAGCAGCAGGGTGGGGACCCCACTTCCTGGACCTTGTCAGATTTTTACGAGTATCTCTCGCCCGACTTCTCGACGACGGAGGTCTACCCCGACGAAGACGACCTGCCCACCGTCTCAGACATGGAGGACGAGAATGGCGCCCTCGTCAGCGCGACAGTCTCCTCCAAACCCCGCGTCTTCGTCTCTGACGCAGACAGCGCATCCAGCGGAGACACCAACGCCGCCGCCGTCGCTCCCTCCGGTGCCCTGGACACGCCCAGTGGCTGTCGCCAAGGTTACGTCCGCAGCAACGGAACCTGCCGGTCACCGTGTGACGTGTTGACAGACTACTGCTACAACGGCGGCCAGTGCTACGAGGTGGAGGGGATCGGCGCGTTCTGCAG gTGTAATATGCAGGAGTATCTCTGGAATAAAGGACCTCGCTGTGAGTCGGTTGTCACCGACTTTCAGATTATGTGTTTGGTTGTGGGCGGAGCCTCTTTggtgctcctcctcctcttcatgaTCATCGTCTTCTTCGCCAAGCGTCTGCACCTCCTGAAGGCAGAGAACTCCCGTCTGCGCAGACGCAG TAAGTACCGCCCACATTCGGGGACGCAGCAGGATAACGTATCGGTGTCCACCGTCGCTGAGGGATCACAGGCAAAC GACGACCCAGCTAAGGTGGAAAATCCGCTGAAGTCGTCACCCACTAAAGAGGAGGAGTCTCTCAACATCCAGAACTCCTTCACAAGCGCGCAAGACAACAAGGCGGCAGCTGGGGACATGGACCACGTGTCCGAG GAGGGTGTGACCATCAACCTCGAGCTCCTCCTGCCTAAAGAAGCGAAGCTGCATCCTCAGACCAGCCCCCCGCTGCACTACAACGTCTTCCTGTACAAGTTGCCCAAATCGCCTGTGACGCCCCTCCCCCACGGCCACGCCCGAAACGCCCACCTCTGCTCCAGGAGGGGCTCTGAGCCAGGCTACAGTCCAGTCAGCACCAGGTCCCTCCCGCCGCTGCAGTCCAGAAAGTCCAACCCTCGCCTCGGCAAGGCCTGCACGCCCTGA
- the cspg5b gene encoding chondroitin sulfate proteoglycan 5b isoform X3: MPPPLLLLLLLLLNVAALCARGSVLHVSKASSNSSSSVSSSPRSAFQVTDEATPFHEDVRVHSQHEEAEPRTGIYVEMVADSVEQEQLLGLHTGGSLGAGLPVLTSPRHKHRRPLDFAEEDEDMSDEAWAYGQPIRADGSLLEPLPQTNGQSDDDIINVEFHDHLPTQLPSYSHPEEQQGGDPTSWTLSDFYEYLSPDFSTTEVYPDEDDLPTVSDMEDENGALVSATVSSKPRVFVSDADSASSGDTNAAAVAPSGALDTPSGCRQGYVRSNGTCRSPCDVLTDYCYNGGQCYEVEGIGAFCRCNMQEYLWNKGPRCESVVTDFQIMCLVVGGASLVLLLLFMIIVFFAKRLHLLKAENSRLRRRSKYRPHSGTQQDNVSVSTVAEGSQANKTLSRYTCESTWEDDPAKVENPLKSSPTKEEESLNIQNSFTSAQDNKAAAGDMDHVSEEGVTINLELLLPKEAKLHPQTSPPLHYNVFLYKLPKSPVTPLPHGHARNAHLCSRRGSEPGYSPVSTRSLPPLQSRKSNPRLGKACTP; encoded by the exons atgccgccgccgctgctgctgctgctgctgctgctgctgaacgtCGCCGCGCTCTGCGCTCGAG GGAGTGTCCTGCATGTCTCTAAAGCCTCCTCAAACTCCTCCTCTTCGGTGAGCTCCTCCCCCAGGAGTGCGTTTCAGGTGACGGATGAGGCCACGCCCTTTCACGAGGATGTCAGAGTCCACTCTCAACACGAGGAGGCGGAGCCTCGCACCGGTATCTATGTGGAGATGGTTGCCGACTCCGTGGAACAGGAGCAACTTCTGGGCCTTCACACAGGTGGGAgcttgggggcggggcttcctgTTCTGACCAGCCCACGACACAAGCACCGCAGGCCGCTCGACTTtgcagaggaggatgaggatatGAGTGACGAGGCCTGGGCTTACGGCCAACCAATCAGAGCTGACGGTTCTCTGCTCGAGCCTCTACCCCAAACCAATGGCCAATCAGACGACGACATCATTAACGTAGAGTTCCACGACCACTTACCCACCCAGCTTCCATCGTACTCCCACCCGGAGGAGCAGCAGGGTGGGGACCCCACTTCCTGGACCTTGTCAGATTTTTACGAGTATCTCTCGCCCGACTTCTCGACGACGGAGGTCTACCCCGACGAAGACGACCTGCCCACCGTCTCAGACATGGAGGACGAGAATGGCGCCCTCGTCAGCGCGACAGTCTCCTCCAAACCCCGCGTCTTCGTCTCTGACGCAGACAGCGCATCCAGCGGAGACACCAACGCCGCCGCCGTCGCTCCCTCCGGTGCCCTGGACACGCCCAGTGGCTGTCGCCAAGGTTACGTCCGCAGCAACGGAACCTGCCGGTCACCGTGTGACGTGTTGACAGACTACTGCTACAACGGCGGCCAGTGCTACGAGGTGGAGGGGATCGGCGCGTTCTGCAG gTGTAATATGCAGGAGTATCTCTGGAATAAAGGACCTCGCTGTGAGTCGGTTGTCACCGACTTTCAGATTATGTGTTTGGTTGTGGGCGGAGCCTCTTTggtgctcctcctcctcttcatgaTCATCGTCTTCTTCGCCAAGCGTCTGCACCTCCTGAAGGCAGAGAACTCCCGTCTGCGCAGACGCAG TAAGTACCGCCCACATTCGGGGACGCAGCAGGATAACGTATCGGTGTCCACCGTCGCTGAGGGATCACAGGCAAAC aaaaccctcagcagataCACCTGTGAGTCCACCTGGGAG GACGACCCAGCTAAGGTGGAAAATCCGCTGAAGTCGTCACCCACTAAAGAGGAGGAGTCTCTCAACATCCAGAACTCCTTCACAAGCGCGCAAGACAACAAGGCGGCAGCTGGGGACATGGACCACGTGTCCGAG GAGGGTGTGACCATCAACCTCGAGCTCCTCCTGCCTAAAGAAGCGAAGCTGCATCCTCAGACCAGCCCCCCGCTGCACTACAACGTCTTCCTGTACAAGTTGCCCAAATCGCCTGTGACGCCCCTCCCCCACGGCCACGCCCGAAACGCCCACCTCTGCTCCAGGAGGGGCTCTGAGCCAGGCTACAGTCCAGTCAGCACCAGGTCCCTCCCGCCGCTGCAGTCCAGAAAGTCCAACCCTCGCCTCGGCAAGGCCTGCACGCCCTGA
- the cspg5b gene encoding chondroitin sulfate proteoglycan 5b isoform X5: protein MVADSVEQEQLLGLHTGGSLGAGLPVLTSPRHKHRRPLDFAEEDEDMSDEAWAYGQPIRADGSLLEPLPQTNGQSDDDIINVEFHDHLPTQLPSYSHPEEQQGGDPTSWTLSDFYEYLSPDFSTTEVYPDEDDLPTVSDMEDENGALVSATVSSKPRVFVSDADSASSGDTNAAAVAPSGALDTPSGCRQGYVRSNGTCRSPCDVLTDYCYNGGQCYEVEGIGAFCRCNMQEYLWNKGPRCESVVTDFQIMCLVVGGASLVLLLLFMIIVFFAKRLHLLKAENSRLRRRSKYRPHSGTQQDNVSVSTVAEGSQANVRSVSDSPSELKHEHTLAYYDNVTCQKTLSRYTCESTWEDDPAKVENPLKSSPTKEEESLNIQNSFTSAQDNKAAAGDMDHVSEEGVTINLELLLPKEAKLHPQTSPPLHYNVFLYKLPKSPVTPLPHGHARNAHLCSRRGSEPGYSPVSTRSLPPLQSRKSNPRLGKACTP from the exons ATGGTTGCCGACTCCGTGGAACAGGAGCAACTTCTGGGCCTTCACACAGGTGGGAgcttgggggcggggcttcctgTTCTGACCAGCCCACGACACAAGCACCGCAGGCCGCTCGACTTtgcagaggaggatgaggatatGAGTGACGAGGCCTGGGCTTACGGCCAACCAATCAGAGCTGACGGTTCTCTGCTCGAGCCTCTACCCCAAACCAATGGCCAATCAGACGACGACATCATTAACGTAGAGTTCCACGACCACTTACCCACCCAGCTTCCATCGTACTCCCACCCGGAGGAGCAGCAGGGTGGGGACCCCACTTCCTGGACCTTGTCAGATTTTTACGAGTATCTCTCGCCCGACTTCTCGACGACGGAGGTCTACCCCGACGAAGACGACCTGCCCACCGTCTCAGACATGGAGGACGAGAATGGCGCCCTCGTCAGCGCGACAGTCTCCTCCAAACCCCGCGTCTTCGTCTCTGACGCAGACAGCGCATCCAGCGGAGACACCAACGCCGCCGCCGTCGCTCCCTCCGGTGCCCTGGACACGCCCAGTGGCTGTCGCCAAGGTTACGTCCGCAGCAACGGAACCTGCCGGTCACCGTGTGACGTGTTGACAGACTACTGCTACAACGGCGGCCAGTGCTACGAGGTGGAGGGGATCGGCGCGTTCTGCAG gTGTAATATGCAGGAGTATCTCTGGAATAAAGGACCTCGCTGTGAGTCGGTTGTCACCGACTTTCAGATTATGTGTTTGGTTGTGGGCGGAGCCTCTTTggtgctcctcctcctcttcatgaTCATCGTCTTCTTCGCCAAGCGTCTGCACCTCCTGAAGGCAGAGAACTCCCGTCTGCGCAGACGCAG TAAGTACCGCCCACATTCGGGGACGCAGCAGGATAACGTATCGGTGTCCACCGTCGCTGAGGGATCACAGGCAAACGTAAGGAGTGTGTCTGACTCCCCGTCTGAACTGAAACATGAGCACACGCTGGCGTATTACGATAACGTAACATGTCAG aaaaccctcagcagataCACCTGTGAGTCCACCTGGGAG GACGACCCAGCTAAGGTGGAAAATCCGCTGAAGTCGTCACCCACTAAAGAGGAGGAGTCTCTCAACATCCAGAACTCCTTCACAAGCGCGCAAGACAACAAGGCGGCAGCTGGGGACATGGACCACGTGTCCGAG GAGGGTGTGACCATCAACCTCGAGCTCCTCCTGCCTAAAGAAGCGAAGCTGCATCCTCAGACCAGCCCCCCGCTGCACTACAACGTCTTCCTGTACAAGTTGCCCAAATCGCCTGTGACGCCCCTCCCCCACGGCCACGCCCGAAACGCCCACCTCTGCTCCAGGAGGGGCTCTGAGCCAGGCTACAGTCCAGTCAGCACCAGGTCCCTCCCGCCGCTGCAGTCCAGAAAGTCCAACCCTCGCCTCGGCAAGGCCTGCACGCCCTGA
- the cspg5b gene encoding chondroitin sulfate proteoglycan 5b isoform X2 yields the protein MPPPLLLLLLLLLNVAALCARGSVLHVSKASSNSSSSVSSSPRSAFQVTDEATPFHEDVRVHSQHEEAEPRTGIYVEMVADSVEQEQLLGLHTGGSLGAGLPVLTSPRHKHRRPLDFAEEDEDMSDEAWAYGQPIRADGSLLEPLPQTNGQSDDDIINVEFHDHLPTQLPSYSHPEEQQGGDPTSWTLSDFYEYLSPDFSTTEVYPDEDDLPTVSDMEDENGALVSATVSSKPRVFVSDADSASSGDTNAAAVAPSGALDTPSGCRQGYVRSNGTCRSPCDVLTDYCYNGGQCYEVEGIGAFCRCNMQEYLWNKGPRCESVVTDFQIMCLVVGGASLVLLLLFMIIVFFAKRLHLLKAENSRLRRRSKYRPHSGTQQDNVSVSTVAEGSQANVRSVSDSPSELKHEHTLAYYDNVTCQDDPAKVENPLKSSPTKEEESLNIQNSFTSAQDNKAAAGDMDHVSEEGVTINLELLLPKEAKLHPQTSPPLHYNVFLYKLPKSPVTPLPHGHARNAHLCSRRGSEPGYSPVSTRSLPPLQSRKSNPRLGKACTP from the exons atgccgccgccgctgctgctgctgctgctgctgctgctgaacgtCGCCGCGCTCTGCGCTCGAG GGAGTGTCCTGCATGTCTCTAAAGCCTCCTCAAACTCCTCCTCTTCGGTGAGCTCCTCCCCCAGGAGTGCGTTTCAGGTGACGGATGAGGCCACGCCCTTTCACGAGGATGTCAGAGTCCACTCTCAACACGAGGAGGCGGAGCCTCGCACCGGTATCTATGTGGAGATGGTTGCCGACTCCGTGGAACAGGAGCAACTTCTGGGCCTTCACACAGGTGGGAgcttgggggcggggcttcctgTTCTGACCAGCCCACGACACAAGCACCGCAGGCCGCTCGACTTtgcagaggaggatgaggatatGAGTGACGAGGCCTGGGCTTACGGCCAACCAATCAGAGCTGACGGTTCTCTGCTCGAGCCTCTACCCCAAACCAATGGCCAATCAGACGACGACATCATTAACGTAGAGTTCCACGACCACTTACCCACCCAGCTTCCATCGTACTCCCACCCGGAGGAGCAGCAGGGTGGGGACCCCACTTCCTGGACCTTGTCAGATTTTTACGAGTATCTCTCGCCCGACTTCTCGACGACGGAGGTCTACCCCGACGAAGACGACCTGCCCACCGTCTCAGACATGGAGGACGAGAATGGCGCCCTCGTCAGCGCGACAGTCTCCTCCAAACCCCGCGTCTTCGTCTCTGACGCAGACAGCGCATCCAGCGGAGACACCAACGCCGCCGCCGTCGCTCCCTCCGGTGCCCTGGACACGCCCAGTGGCTGTCGCCAAGGTTACGTCCGCAGCAACGGAACCTGCCGGTCACCGTGTGACGTGTTGACAGACTACTGCTACAACGGCGGCCAGTGCTACGAGGTGGAGGGGATCGGCGCGTTCTGCAG gTGTAATATGCAGGAGTATCTCTGGAATAAAGGACCTCGCTGTGAGTCGGTTGTCACCGACTTTCAGATTATGTGTTTGGTTGTGGGCGGAGCCTCTTTggtgctcctcctcctcttcatgaTCATCGTCTTCTTCGCCAAGCGTCTGCACCTCCTGAAGGCAGAGAACTCCCGTCTGCGCAGACGCAG TAAGTACCGCCCACATTCGGGGACGCAGCAGGATAACGTATCGGTGTCCACCGTCGCTGAGGGATCACAGGCAAACGTAAGGAGTGTGTCTGACTCCCCGTCTGAACTGAAACATGAGCACACGCTGGCGTATTACGATAACGTAACATGTCAG GACGACCCAGCTAAGGTGGAAAATCCGCTGAAGTCGTCACCCACTAAAGAGGAGGAGTCTCTCAACATCCAGAACTCCTTCACAAGCGCGCAAGACAACAAGGCGGCAGCTGGGGACATGGACCACGTGTCCGAG GAGGGTGTGACCATCAACCTCGAGCTCCTCCTGCCTAAAGAAGCGAAGCTGCATCCTCAGACCAGCCCCCCGCTGCACTACAACGTCTTCCTGTACAAGTTGCCCAAATCGCCTGTGACGCCCCTCCCCCACGGCCACGCCCGAAACGCCCACCTCTGCTCCAGGAGGGGCTCTGAGCCAGGCTACAGTCCAGTCAGCACCAGGTCCCTCCCGCCGCTGCAGTCCAGAAAGTCCAACCCTCGCCTCGGCAAGGCCTGCACGCCCTGA
- the cspg5b gene encoding chondroitin sulfate proteoglycan 5b isoform X1: MPPPLLLLLLLLLNVAALCARGSVLHVSKASSNSSSSVSSSPRSAFQVTDEATPFHEDVRVHSQHEEAEPRTGIYVEMVADSVEQEQLLGLHTGGSLGAGLPVLTSPRHKHRRPLDFAEEDEDMSDEAWAYGQPIRADGSLLEPLPQTNGQSDDDIINVEFHDHLPTQLPSYSHPEEQQGGDPTSWTLSDFYEYLSPDFSTTEVYPDEDDLPTVSDMEDENGALVSATVSSKPRVFVSDADSASSGDTNAAAVAPSGALDTPSGCRQGYVRSNGTCRSPCDVLTDYCYNGGQCYEVEGIGAFCRCNMQEYLWNKGPRCESVVTDFQIMCLVVGGASLVLLLLFMIIVFFAKRLHLLKAENSRLRRRSKYRPHSGTQQDNVSVSTVAEGSQANVRSVSDSPSELKHEHTLAYYDNVTCQKTLSRYTCESTWEDDPAKVENPLKSSPTKEEESLNIQNSFTSAQDNKAAAGDMDHVSEEGVTINLELLLPKEAKLHPQTSPPLHYNVFLYKLPKSPVTPLPHGHARNAHLCSRRGSEPGYSPVSTRSLPPLQSRKSNPRLGKACTP, translated from the exons atgccgccgccgctgctgctgctgctgctgctgctgctgaacgtCGCCGCGCTCTGCGCTCGAG GGAGTGTCCTGCATGTCTCTAAAGCCTCCTCAAACTCCTCCTCTTCGGTGAGCTCCTCCCCCAGGAGTGCGTTTCAGGTGACGGATGAGGCCACGCCCTTTCACGAGGATGTCAGAGTCCACTCTCAACACGAGGAGGCGGAGCCTCGCACCGGTATCTATGTGGAGATGGTTGCCGACTCCGTGGAACAGGAGCAACTTCTGGGCCTTCACACAGGTGGGAgcttgggggcggggcttcctgTTCTGACCAGCCCACGACACAAGCACCGCAGGCCGCTCGACTTtgcagaggaggatgaggatatGAGTGACGAGGCCTGGGCTTACGGCCAACCAATCAGAGCTGACGGTTCTCTGCTCGAGCCTCTACCCCAAACCAATGGCCAATCAGACGACGACATCATTAACGTAGAGTTCCACGACCACTTACCCACCCAGCTTCCATCGTACTCCCACCCGGAGGAGCAGCAGGGTGGGGACCCCACTTCCTGGACCTTGTCAGATTTTTACGAGTATCTCTCGCCCGACTTCTCGACGACGGAGGTCTACCCCGACGAAGACGACCTGCCCACCGTCTCAGACATGGAGGACGAGAATGGCGCCCTCGTCAGCGCGACAGTCTCCTCCAAACCCCGCGTCTTCGTCTCTGACGCAGACAGCGCATCCAGCGGAGACACCAACGCCGCCGCCGTCGCTCCCTCCGGTGCCCTGGACACGCCCAGTGGCTGTCGCCAAGGTTACGTCCGCAGCAACGGAACCTGCCGGTCACCGTGTGACGTGTTGACAGACTACTGCTACAACGGCGGCCAGTGCTACGAGGTGGAGGGGATCGGCGCGTTCTGCAG gTGTAATATGCAGGAGTATCTCTGGAATAAAGGACCTCGCTGTGAGTCGGTTGTCACCGACTTTCAGATTATGTGTTTGGTTGTGGGCGGAGCCTCTTTggtgctcctcctcctcttcatgaTCATCGTCTTCTTCGCCAAGCGTCTGCACCTCCTGAAGGCAGAGAACTCCCGTCTGCGCAGACGCAG TAAGTACCGCCCACATTCGGGGACGCAGCAGGATAACGTATCGGTGTCCACCGTCGCTGAGGGATCACAGGCAAACGTAAGGAGTGTGTCTGACTCCCCGTCTGAACTGAAACATGAGCACACGCTGGCGTATTACGATAACGTAACATGTCAG aaaaccctcagcagataCACCTGTGAGTCCACCTGGGAG GACGACCCAGCTAAGGTGGAAAATCCGCTGAAGTCGTCACCCACTAAAGAGGAGGAGTCTCTCAACATCCAGAACTCCTTCACAAGCGCGCAAGACAACAAGGCGGCAGCTGGGGACATGGACCACGTGTCCGAG GAGGGTGTGACCATCAACCTCGAGCTCCTCCTGCCTAAAGAAGCGAAGCTGCATCCTCAGACCAGCCCCCCGCTGCACTACAACGTCTTCCTGTACAAGTTGCCCAAATCGCCTGTGACGCCCCTCCCCCACGGCCACGCCCGAAACGCCCACCTCTGCTCCAGGAGGGGCTCTGAGCCAGGCTACAGTCCAGTCAGCACCAGGTCCCTCCCGCCGCTGCAGTCCAGAAAGTCCAACCCTCGCCTCGGCAAGGCCTGCACGCCCTGA